The DNA window ATCGCGTCGGCGTCGCTGCGTGCGCTGCTGGTCAGACGATCGGCGGTGTCCTGGGCGAGCGCCAGCACGCGAGCGGCGCGCACATGCGAGTCGTCCTGCTCACCGCCGCCGGTGGGTGCCGCCGGTGCCGCGGGCGCCGGGGCCGGCGTCGGCTCGGGGGTGGCGACGGCGAAAGCCTGGGTCCGGTCGTCGGTCGTGCTGGTCGCACCACCCGACGACTTGGCATCGGCGAGCTCACCTTCGAGCTCTTCGACGCGCTGTTTGAGATCGGAGTTCTCCTCGATCAGGCGGGCCAGCTCCGCCTCGACAAAGTCGAGGAACTGGTCGACTTCATCCTCGTTGTAGCCGCGCTTACCGATAGGCGGTTTGCTGAACGCGACGTTGTGCACATCAGCTGGAGTCAGCCGCATGTCGGTTCCCCTCATGTCGTTTGGAGCGTTGTCTTCAGTTTGTGGGACGCACACCCTGAGGCCGGAATCTCGATGACCCATTCTCCAGGCTGCACTACCCATACATACCAGTCAAAATCTGTAACTGGCGTCCCATCCTGTCACACCCGAACCGTTCGTTGCAGTCCTTCGATGCGCTCTCGCAATGAAACGGTCACTCGATGATGACATTTAACGGTAGAACATCCCACCGCGGACAGGTAGTGACCTGCGAATAGTTTTCTCCGACGACGCTGGTACGTCCGTACCGGACGTCATTCACGCATGTCCCGGGGGTAAGGACTACGCCTGCGAGAAATCAGGAAAACGGTTTCGGCGGAGCGAGCTCAGATCACTCCGGCGGCCATCAGCGCAGAGGCCATCGCACTGTTGCGCAGACCGGACACGACGTTCATCGCGATGATCACCACGATCATGACGATCATCAGCGAGAGATCGAGCCGTACCGGCCCCAGCGGGATCGGCGGGAGAACCCGACGCAACGCCTTGATCGGCGGATCCGTTGTCGTGAAGATCACTTCCAGGATCACCACGGTGACTCCGGTTGGCCGCCAGTCCCGGGCAAAAGTCCGCACCAGTTCGACGACGAGCCGAGCCAGTAGGAGCAACCAATAGATCAGCAGGAGGAAGTAGAGAACATCCCAGATAACCGCCACGGGTCAAGATTGCCTGAAAGGTCGGGTCGTCTGCGAATCCGCCGGTGTATCCGCTGCTCAGCTGTGGTTGTAGAAGCCGGTCTCGGCGATCTTGCGCCGATCCTCGGGCGACACGTCCACGTCCGCCGGCGAGAGGAGGAAGACCTTGGTGGCCACCTTGTCGAAGGAGCCGCGCAAGGCGAAGGCCAGACCCGCGGCGAAATCGACGAGACGCTTGGCGTCGTCGTTGCTCATGTCGACGAGATCCATGATGACCGGATTGCCGTCGCGGAACCGCTCACCGATGGTGCGTGCCTCGCTGTAATCCGAAGGCCGCAGCGTGGTGATCTTCTGCAGCGGACTGTCGGCGAAGACGCGCTCGAGTTCGGCACGCTGCTCGGCACTCATCGCACGCGGACCGGCCGCCCGCAGTGCCGCGCTGCTGGTCCGCTGCAGCGGCTCGAGCCGCGCCCCACCGCGCAGATCGCCGCCGCGCAGATCAGCACCCCGCAGTTCGCCGACGGCGCGGACCCGATCCATCGCCTCCACCGACGGACGTGCACCCGCGTAGGCGTATTCGGGCTCGAAACCCGTGTCGTAGCCGGCGTAGCGACGCTCCTCGGCGTAGGCGAGGTCCACGTCGCGGTAACCGAGGTCGCGCATCGGAGGTTCGCCGTAGCCGGGCTCGTAACCGTCTCCGTAGTAGTCGTCACCGCGAACGTCGTTGCGGTAGCCGCGATCTCGCGAACCGCGCATGGGGCCGGCCGGCTCGTCGAGGTAATCGTCCTCGTACTCGCTCGGCGGCACCATGCCGAAATACGCCTTGAACTTCTGCATCGTGGTCATATTCGGCCTCCCTGTCGACGACGCCGCTTCGCTGCCGTGCCCGGTGTTGCTTGAGTTGTCGGTGTTCTGCTTGGTTCTGTTGTGACTAATGTGATTACTGAGAGAGTAGCGGCCGCTCTCCCAGGATCGCGGTACCGACACGCACGCATGTCGAGCCATGTGCCACGGCGATTTCCAGGTCCCCCGACATTCCGGCGGAGAGCTCGGTCGCGTCGGGATGTGACCGGGTGAAGTCCGCGTGGATGCGAGCGAGCTCGGCCATCCAGTGCGCACGCTCACCGGCGAGCGGCGCGATCGCCATCAGCCCACGCAGAGACAGCGCCGGCGACCCGGCCACGGCGTCGGCGACATCGGCAAGGTCGGCTTCGAGGAGCCCGCCGCGGTGCGGATCCCCGTCCAGGCTCACCTGCAGCAGCACTCCGAGCGGATCGTCGCGGTCGCCGGCGTCGAGCGCGGCCTGCGCGGCGTCGGCGAGCCGCTCGGCGAGCTTGCGGCGGTCGACGGAGTGCACGGCGCGGGCCCAGCGAGCCACACCACCGGCCTTCTTGGTCTGCACCGTGCCGATCATGTCGAAGGTGGGCGGCGGGGTGATCTCGCCACCCGCGCGGACCTCGGCGATCTTGCGGCCGGCCTCCGGCTCCCGCGATTCGCCGAAGGTGCGTACCCCGAGCCCGATCAGTCGACGCACGTCGTCCGCCGGGAAGAACTTCGTCACCACCAGCAGTTCGACCGCACCGGCCGGCCGGTGGGCAGCGGCAACCGCGGCGTCGAGGCGCTCCCGCACCGCACGCAGGCGAGCCGCCAGTTCCGTGGTCCGCGCATCCCGCGATGCGGAGAAATCCGAGCCGGTGCCGTCCGTGCCGGGATCATTCATGCCCGTCACCCCGCCGAATCGGACTCGACGCCCCTGGTTCCGCCCGATTCTCCGGTGGCGTCGGCATCCATCCAGATCACCGAGGCAAGACGGCCGGTCGGCGCGCCGCGGCGATGACTGTACAGTCCGGTGTCGGAGATGGTGCAGCGCGGGTCGACGGCGACCGCGGCGACTCCCGCGTCGAGCAGCTGACGACGCAACCCGGCACGCAGATCCAGCCCGGGAGTCCCCTGCACGGTGCGGCAGGCGCTTCCGGGCAGGTGCTTTTCAACGTCACGCTGCATCTCGGCGGGCACCTCGTAGCGTTCACCGCTTGCGGCCGGCCCGAGAAAGGCACCGATCCGATCGATCCGGGCACCGAGTTCGACCATCACC is part of the Gordonia bronchialis DSM 43247 genome and encodes:
- a CDS encoding YggT family protein, whose amino-acid sequence is MAVIWDVLYFLLLIYWLLLLARLVVELVRTFARDWRPTGVTVVILEVIFTTTDPPIKALRRVLPPIPLGPVRLDLSLMIVMIVVIIAMNVVSGLRNSAMASALMAAGVI
- a CDS encoding cell division protein SepF encodes the protein MTTMQKFKAYFGMVPPSEYEDDYLDEPAGPMRGSRDRGYRNDVRGDDYYGDGYEPGYGEPPMRDLGYRDVDLAYAEERRYAGYDTGFEPEYAYAGARPSVEAMDRVRAVGELRGADLRGGDLRGGARLEPLQRTSSAALRAAGPRAMSAEQRAELERVFADSPLQKITTLRPSDYSEARTIGERFRDGNPVIMDLVDMSNDDAKRLVDFAAGLAFALRGSFDKVATKVFLLSPADVDVSPEDRRKIAETGFYNHS
- a CDS encoding YggS family pyridoxal phosphate-dependent enzyme produces the protein MNDPGTDGTGSDFSASRDARTTELAARLRAVRERLDAAVAAAHRPAGAVELLVVTKFFPADDVRRLIGLGVRTFGESREPEAGRKIAEVRAGGEITPPPTFDMIGTVQTKKAGGVARWARAVHSVDRRKLAERLADAAQAALDAGDRDDPLGVLLQVSLDGDPHRGGLLEADLADVADAVAGSPALSLRGLMAIAPLAGERAHWMAELARIHADFTRSHPDATELSAGMSGDLEIAVAHGSTCVRVGTAILGERPLLSQ